The following are from one region of the uncultured Methanobrevibacter sp. genome:
- a CDS encoding flavodoxin, producing the protein MKSLVVYYSRTNITEKLAKTIASRTDSDIEEILPKVNYQGKLGYARGGKHAIQEKIIDLENLKYDPEDYDMVYLGTPVWASKASSPVISYIKQNEGKFTNVKFFATAGSSGFESTFEQMEKYVSVKPQSTLALTTKEVKKDMFDEKLSSFLE; encoded by the coding sequence ATGAAATCATTAGTAGTATATTATTCAAGAACTAACATTACAGAAAAACTTGCAAAAACTATCGCAAGCAGAACAGATTCGGATATTGAAGAAATCTTACCGAAAGTCAACTATCAGGGAAAACTTGGATATGCACGTGGGGGAAAACATGCAATTCAAGAAAAAATCATTGACTTGGAAAACTTGAAATATGACCCTGAAGACTATGACATGGTATATCTTGGAACACCGGTATGGGCATCAAAAGCATCAAGTCCAGTGATTTCATATATCAAACAGAATGAAGGCAAATTTACCAATGTCAAATTCTTCGCAACCGCTGGTTCAAGCGGTTTTGAATCAACATTCGAACAGATGGAAAAATATGTTTCCGTTAAACCTCAATCAACATTGGCATTAACAACCAAAGAGGTAAAAAAAGACATGTTCGATGAAAAATTATCCTCATTTTTAGAATGA
- a CDS encoding potassium channel family protein, translating to MEKSKQRIYLILIFATFLDILLLFYVALRPVSSTFRDTVFAFDIILCAVLWIEFIYSYLKSEDKKQYLIENSLSILGMLPINFVFLRALRLVKLIQLIKLFVLARDSEKTISDFLKHTYLDKIILVAIIFTFILTISIRLVDPDIHDIHTALWYVIVSITSTGYGDVVPSTLSGRIVGMIAMIGGILVFASFTAVISSLYISKINKDNRDDVNQKIENLTSEIERLNEKIDELKRE from the coding sequence ATGGAAAAGTCTAAACAAAGAATATACCTGATATTAATTTTTGCAACATTTTTGGATATTTTGCTGTTGTTTTATGTAGCTTTGCGTCCCGTTTCTTCAACATTCAGAGATACGGTTTTCGCTTTTGATATAATTTTATGCGCAGTCCTGTGGATAGAATTCATCTACAGCTATTTGAAATCCGAAGATAAAAAGCAGTACCTGATTGAAAATTCATTAAGTATCCTGGGAATGTTACCTATCAATTTCGTATTCCTTAGAGCATTAAGATTAGTGAAACTTATCCAGTTGATTAAGCTGTTTGTTCTTGCAAGGGATAGTGAAAAAACCATTTCCGACTTTTTGAAACATACCTATCTGGATAAGATAATCTTAGTGGCAATCATTTTCACTTTCATTTTGACAATATCCATCCGCCTTGTTGATCCTGATATCCATGATATACATACGGCCTTGTGGTATGTCATCGTTTCCATAACCAGTACAGGATATGGGGATGTCGTTCCATCAACACTTTCAGGGCGAATCGTTGGAATGATTGCAATGATTGGTGGTATTTTGGTTTTCGCTTCATTCACTGCTGTAATTTCATCATTGTATATTTCAAAAATCAATAAGGACAATCGGGATGATGTGAATCAAAAAATTGAAAATCTCACCTCCGAAATTGAAAGGCTCAACGAAAAAATTGATGAGCTGAAAAGGGAATGA
- a CDS encoding type II CAAX prenyl endopeptidase Rce1 family protein, whose protein sequence is MKFLTFDEERDFPYYRHNPRISKGAWFVLLLLIPLSYIGYILFSFDELLSSIIFCMVLLIPLLYFSNWDYKLIFHKPTKNEIILAVLMFVIYMVYSIAMASALEMFNLLPVDETPLNLNIISLVSLFFSMMGEELLKFIPLMFFMRVFFKYTNKRNLSFVSSMVIVLIFFAFLHFDPSSTSIASVLLLQGVGSLVEMYGYAKTKNLFVPYMSHLFTDAFSFILIMLGI, encoded by the coding sequence GTGAAGTTTTTAACATTTGATGAAGAAAGGGATTTTCCATATTACAGGCATAATCCTCGCATATCTAAGGGAGCATGGTTTGTGCTGTTGCTTTTAATACCGCTATCATATATTGGATATATTCTTTTTTCCTTCGATGAACTTCTGTCAAGTATAATATTCTGTATGGTTTTGTTGATTCCTTTGCTTTATTTTTCAAACTGGGATTATAAGCTGATATTTCACAAGCCAACAAAAAATGAGATTATTCTTGCGGTATTGATGTTTGTCATATATATGGTATATTCAATTGCAATGGCTTCTGCTTTGGAAATGTTTAATTTATTACCTGTAGATGAAACACCTTTAAATCTGAATATTATAAGCCTGGTTTCACTTTTCTTTTCAATGATGGGAGAAGAGCTGTTGAAATTCATACCTTTGATGTTTTTTATGAGGGTATTTTTCAAATATACTAATAAAAGGAACCTTTCATTCGTATCTTCAATGGTTATTGTACTAATATTCTTTGCTTTTCTGCACTTTGACCCTTCATCAACATCAATAGCCTCAGTATTGCTTTTGCAGGGTGTTGGATCACTTGTTGAAATGTATGGATATGCAAAAACCAAAAATCTTTTTGTTCCATATATGTCTCACTTATTCACGGATGCATTTTCTTTTATACTAATTATGCTTGGAATATAG
- a CDS encoding DUF169 domain-containing protein translates to MEFNIINEINGKFNPIVLIKSDEKPDDAIIPKPGRGGCVMAFVSQTIAKRKTTAFGRENVSCGGVETAMGWGDGFTHEGALEFQAAFLSQGADSAKDRDKFLKSLENKPTHIQEMFKKGERIYCDYETAVEHIKSRPIYDDKEYVIFKPIELLEEGEIPQSVVFTLNPIELSAVLQINSSFRSKTAHILTPQASACQAIGSFTFEQAEKDDPVPLLSPIDFAARAHMKHFIPDEYMCLSMPWKLFLKLEELSKKSVLQTHLWKDW, encoded by the coding sequence ATGGAATTTAATATTATCAACGAAATAAATGGTAAATTTAATCCAATCGTTTTAATAAAAAGTGATGAAAAGCCAGATGATGCAATAATACCAAAACCTGGAAGAGGTGGTTGTGTTATGGCATTTGTCTCACAAACAATAGCCAAAAGAAAAACAACTGCATTTGGTCGTGAAAACGTTTCATGCGGAGGTGTTGAAACCGCTATGGGATGGGGAGACGGTTTTACCCATGAAGGTGCCTTAGAATTTCAAGCAGCATTCCTCTCACAGGGTGCCGATTCAGCAAAAGATAGGGATAAATTTCTCAAAAGTCTGGAAAATAAACCAACACATATACAGGAAATGTTTAAAAAAGGGGAAAGAATATATTGTGATTATGAAACTGCAGTGGAACACATCAAATCAAGACCAATTTATGATGATAAGGAGTATGTCATATTTAAACCAATTGAACTTTTAGAAGAAGGTGAAATTCCTCAATCAGTAGTGTTTACATTAAATCCTATTGAATTGTCAGCAGTTTTACAAATCAACAGTTCATTTAGGTCAAAAACAGCACATATTCTGACACCACAGGCTTCAGCATGTCAGGCTATAGGGTCATTTACTTTTGAACAGGCTGAAAAGGATGATCCCGTACCTCTTCTAAGTCCGATTGACTTTGCAGCAAGAGCCCATATGAAGCATTTCATTCCGGATGAATACATGTGTCTGTCAATGCCATGGAAACTCTTTTTGAAACTGGAGGAACTTAGTAAAAAAAGCGTTCTGCAAACCCATTTGTGGAAAGACTGGTAA
- a CDS encoding manganese efflux pump MntP family protein, with product MSLNLISVFLIAVALAMDAFSVSLTKGFTQKNLKQSQILYYGLFFGFFQFMMPILGYYCISTISDIITSFASIIGFVLLLAIGLNMIRESLSGDEDEISDEFSFKEVTLLAIATSIDAFAVGITFALFNDPLLISASIIGVVAFAFSIAGIFIGRKLGDWLGDKFQILGGVILILIGIKILLGF from the coding sequence ATGTCACTAAACTTAATTTCTGTTTTTTTAATAGCTGTAGCTCTTGCAATGGATGCATTTAGCGTATCATTAACAAAAGGATTTACCCAAAAGAATCTTAAGCAATCACAAATTCTTTATTATGGTCTCTTTTTTGGATTTTTCCAATTTATGATGCCTATTCTTGGATATTATTGCATAAGTACAATATCAGACATAATTACATCATTCGCATCAATAATTGGATTCGTATTGCTTTTGGCAATAGGGTTGAATATGATTCGTGAAAGCTTATCCGGTGATGAAGATGAAATAAGCGATGAGTTTTCCTTCAAGGAAGTGACACTGCTTGCAATAGCCACAAGCATTGATGCATTTGCAGTAGGAATAACATTTGCACTGTTCAATGATCCTCTCCTGATATCTGCAAGCATAATAGGTGTGGTTGCATTTGCATTCAGCATAGCAGGAATATTCATCGGCCGCAAACTGGGTGACTGGCTAGGCGATAAGTTCCAAATATTGGGTGGTGTCATCCTAATATTGATTGGAATTAAAATACTACTGGGTTTTTAG
- a CDS encoding glycosyltransferase family 39 protein: MEITSKRDIFGMIFFALSVIMLGYMFLTPLNHYIMHVDEYFTLSVLTLPMGDIINITSWDVHPPLYYILGKIAVDIAAAIGMDSLHALRILSIIPYILILVISATKIRKDYGLLTAGLFAFSLAVMSEFFAHFLIARMYGWAILFIIVAFISFTEIIKSNDIKSWIILTIFSVLCAYTHYFAALSVVCMYILLLFYIIKFEKDKLKIWVMSVAGAAILYLPWIPPLIRQMTQVHAAYWIRQVNPDLLIKALGYIAYSDDAIICLIAIAVLIVLLRIYKKESKDAGEKERFLILSGARVYIGTILLAVIFSIVFKPILMPRYLLPAAAVMWLTISIIFSKIKSKELFMISAALIALLLLIGITTTISTNDYFYNSGVHQKEILENITNDPNSMLIINNQNMIMYFLSYTNQTDTYCMNVDHVFGENMTQLHKFYDFNTFNTRDIEKLIANNTGKNIYIISWSDPVIKTPTEKIDAWAGVTISKAKTSNMTSVSTNE; the protein is encoded by the coding sequence ATGGAAATCACCAGCAAGAGAGATATTTTTGGAATGATTTTTTTCGCATTGAGTGTAATAATGCTGGGGTACATGTTTCTGACACCCCTTAACCATTACATTATGCATGTTGATGAATACTTTACACTGAGTGTCTTAACACTTCCGATGGGAGATATAATAAACATTACCAGTTGGGATGTCCACCCGCCACTGTACTACATTTTGGGAAAGATTGCAGTGGATATAGCTGCTGCAATTGGAATGGATTCCCTCCATGCATTAAGAATCCTTTCAATAATACCATATATTCTGATTCTAGTCATTTCAGCAACTAAAATCAGAAAGGACTATGGCCTTTTGACTGCGGGACTCTTTGCATTTTCACTGGCGGTAATGAGTGAATTTTTCGCACACTTTCTCATTGCAAGGATGTACGGCTGGGCAATTCTTTTTATAATTGTCGCATTCATATCATTTACAGAAATTATCAAAAGCAATGACATTAAATCATGGATCATACTGACCATATTTTCAGTGCTGTGCGCATATACACATTACTTTGCGGCATTAAGCGTTGTATGCATGTATATTTTACTGCTTTTTTACATAATCAAATTTGAAAAGGATAAACTCAAAATATGGGTGATGTCAGTTGCCGGAGCTGCAATACTCTACCTTCCATGGATACCTCCACTCATAAGGCAAATGACACAGGTTCATGCAGCCTACTGGATTCGTCAGGTCAACCCCGATTTATTAATCAAGGCACTGGGATACATTGCATATTCAGATGATGCGATAATCTGTCTGATTGCAATTGCAGTTTTGATAGTGCTTTTACGCATATACAAAAAGGAATCCAAGGATGCTGGTGAAAAAGAACGATTTTTGATTTTAAGCGGAGCTAGAGTGTATATAGGAACAATCCTTTTGGCAGTTATTTTTTCAATCGTGTTCAAGCCTATACTGATGCCGAGGTACCTGCTTCCGGCAGCAGCCGTAATGTGGCTTACAATATCAATCATCTTTTCAAAGATTAAAAGCAAAGAATTGTTTATGATTTCAGCAGCACTTATAGCATTGCTTCTTTTAATCGGAATCACAACAACAATTTCAACCAATGATTATTTCTATAATAGCGGAGTCCACCAAAAGGAGATTCTGGAAAACATAACAAACGACCCGAATTCCATGCTTATAATAAATAACCAGAATATGATAATGTACTTTTTGAGCTATACTAATCAGACTGATACATATTGCATGAATGTCGACCATGTATTCGGTGAGAATATGACTCAGCTCCATAAGTTCTATGACTTCAATACGTTCAACACCAGGGATATCGAAAAGCTGATTGCAAACAACACTGGCAAGAACATCTACATCATAAGCTGGAGCGATCCTGTTATTAAAACACCTACTGAAAAGATTGACGCCTGGGCAGGTGTGACAATTTCAAAGGCAAAAACAAGCAATATGACTTCAGTTTCGACAAACGAATAA
- a CDS encoding zinc ribbon domain-containing protein: MKCPNCNAENNEGAKFCKKCGTPLEKKANSHEKMINSMNNEKKSDNTKIIIAALIIIAVVLAGAFIYLQGFGSGSHSQDSPSQNNASNAASQSNASNQASSSQASPSQSNEQKTATPQSTSMKIQGGSFSTGSELSDLTYANIYVGKEHAGKNVILQIWYSRDGNTLNNGNMVPVTVHSNGYLEVQSADAYAYYPDHATINLYDSNSNLLDTQSVSLSPTSGTQTF, translated from the coding sequence ATGAAATGTCCAAATTGTAATGCTGAAAACAATGAAGGTGCAAAATTTTGTAAAAAATGTGGAACACCTTTGGAAAAGAAAGCGAATAGTCATGAAAAAATGATTAATTCGATGAACAATGAAAAAAAATCGGATAATACAAAAATAATTATCGCAGCATTAATCATAATAGCTGTCGTATTGGCAGGTGCTTTTATATACCTTCAAGGATTTGGAAGTGGCTCTCACTCACAGGATTCCCCTTCCCAAAACAATGCTTCCAATGCTGCATCACAATCAAATGCATCAAATCAGGCAAGTTCTTCACAAGCAAGTCCATCACAGTCAAATGAACAAAAAACAGCCACTCCTCAATCAACTTCTATGAAGATACAGGGTGGAAGTTTCTCAACTGGTAGTGAATTGAGTGATTTGACTTATGCAAACATCTATGTAGGTAAGGAACATGCCGGTAAAAATGTAATACTTCAAATCTGGTACAGTAGAGATGGAAATACTTTAAATAATGGTAATATGGTTCCAGTTACTGTTCACTCCAACGGTTACCTTGAAGTTCAAAGTGCAGACGCATATGCATATTATCCGGATCATGCAACAATCAATCTGTATGATAGCAATTCAAATCTTTTAGACACACAAAGTGTATCGTTATCTCCAACTAGTGGTACTCAAACCTTCTAG
- a CDS encoding MATE family efflux transporter: MRESKMSKSKNIEMITGDPKKAIVKLALPMMLSMLLIMLYNIADSIWVAGLGPDALAAVGFITPLFMVLIGLGNGIGAGANSLIARNIGAKNRDQANNAGLHAIVLSIIISLVFTVLIEVFMVPILQFMGAGNTIQYAMDYSYIIFGFLFIFVFSGVASAIFRSEGDMRRATIAIAVTAVLNIILDPIFIYVLNFGISGAAWATVVSATMSCIVMSYWIWVKKDLFLDLSPKNFKYSSHIMINTLQVAIPSTLETIVFSALAIIINSMLVLAAGTTAVAVYTASMRIVQLAMIPLIGIGTAVLTVAGVAYGAHNYKNLQTAHSYSIKIGFIVSIILGALMFIFSGQIAAVFSYTQASAGLASEIATAISVLSLFVLAIPHGIMSSMMFQGVGKGTYSLLITLLRSLILESVFAYLFCFIFGWGLPGIYGGVVFGCFVGGTIGYIWAKLFIRKFKEISIKKYEKHEENSS; this comes from the coding sequence ATGAGGGAGAGTAAAATGTCTAAAAGTAAAAATATTGAAATGATTACAGGAGATCCTAAAAAGGCAATCGTAAAACTGGCATTGCCGATGATGCTTTCAATGCTTTTAATCATGCTTTACAATATTGCAGATAGTATATGGGTTGCAGGACTCGGTCCGGATGCCCTTGCTGCTGTAGGTTTTATCACACCATTATTCATGGTGCTTATAGGACTTGGAAATGGAATAGGTGCAGGTGCAAATTCATTGATAGCAAGAAATATCGGTGCTAAAAATCGTGACCAGGCAAACAATGCGGGGTTGCATGCTATTGTTTTATCAATTATAATATCATTAGTATTTACAGTATTGATTGAAGTGTTTATGGTTCCTATATTGCAGTTTATGGGTGCAGGAAATACTATTCAATATGCAATGGATTACAGTTATATCATATTCGGATTCTTGTTCATCTTTGTGTTTTCAGGTGTTGCATCAGCAATATTCCGGTCTGAAGGAGATATGAGGAGGGCGACAATCGCAATTGCAGTAACAGCAGTACTGAATATCATTCTAGACCCTATATTTATTTATGTATTGAACTTTGGAATTTCAGGTGCAGCATGGGCAACAGTAGTATCGGCGACAATGTCATGTATTGTAATGAGCTACTGGATATGGGTTAAAAAGGATCTTTTCCTTGACTTGTCCCCTAAAAACTTCAAATATTCAAGTCATATAATGATTAACACCCTTCAGGTTGCAATCCCTTCAACATTGGAAACTATTGTATTTTCAGCTCTTGCAATAATCATTAACTCCATGCTTGTGCTTGCGGCAGGAACTACTGCAGTGGCAGTATATACAGCTTCAATGAGAATTGTGCAGTTGGCTATGATTCCACTGATTGGTATCGGTACAGCAGTCCTGACTGTTGCTGGTGTAGCTTATGGAGCGCATAACTACAAAAACCTCCAAACTGCCCATTCATATTCAATCAAAATAGGATTTATTGTATCCATTATTTTGGGAGCATTAATGTTCATTTTCTCAGGACAGATTGCTGCAGTATTTTCTTATACTCAGGCCAGTGCAGGTTTGGCATCAGAAATTGCAACAGCAATATCCGTATTGAGCCTGTTCGTATTGGCAATTCCTCATGGGATAATGTCTTCCATGATGTTTCAGGGTGTTGGAAAAGGAACATATTCACTATTGATTACATTGCTTAGATCTTTAATCCTTGAAAGTGTATTTGCATATCTATTCTGCTTTATCTTTGGATGGGGACTTCCTGGAATCTATGGTGGAGTAGTGTTTGGATGTTTTGTTGGAGGAACAATTGGTTATATCTGGGCAAAACTATTCATTAGAAAATTCAAGGAAATTTCAATCAAAAAATATGAAAAACACGAAGAAAATAGCTCATGA
- a CDS encoding glycosyltransferase family 2 protein, which translates to MTSVSIILPVFNGEKFIKKAIESVLNQSLDDFELIIINDGSTDSTSDIINSFEDNRIRIINQNNEGPGQARNNGLKIASGDYIMFLDADDWFCEDALETAYFEAKNNNADISIFQIIKYFNGQFSQNGWFNLNNFDKSFENRVFNPHECKDFLFDISVSACQKIFDRKFLSKINAKFPTGIYFEDMPFFFYTFLKAQRISIIKKHLYVRQKHDGSITESVDSKFLDTVPAGQILMDIFIENDWYDMYKFDLLAFKINGPRYALMAIEEKYRKDLYALIKNDYESIKSCPYYSDYLENLGPVKKKFFLDILKSENYYDFIKKSR; encoded by the coding sequence ATGACTAGTGTTTCTATTATTTTACCTGTATTCAATGGGGAGAAATTCATTAAAAAAGCTATTGAATCTGTTTTGAATCAATCATTGGATGATTTTGAATTAATAATAATCAATGATGGTTCAACAGATTCAACTTCAGACATTATCAATTCGTTTGAAGATAACAGAATTAGAATCATCAACCAGAACAACGAAGGTCCTGGACAGGCTAGAAACAATGGCCTTAAGATTGCATCAGGAGATTATATAATGTTTTTGGATGCTGATGACTGGTTTTGTGAAGATGCATTGGAAACTGCATATTTCGAAGCAAAAAACAATAATGCTGATATATCAATTTTTCAAATCATCAAATACTTCAACGGCCAGTTCAGTCAAAATGGCTGGTTTAATTTAAATAATTTTGACAAATCCTTTGAAAATCGTGTTTTCAACCCTCATGAGTGCAAGGATTTTTTGTTTGACATATCTGTAAGTGCCTGTCAAAAGATATTCGATAGAAAATTCCTCTCAAAAATCAATGCCAAGTTTCCTACTGGAATCTATTTTGAAGACATGCCATTTTTCTTTTATACGTTTCTGAAAGCTCAAAGAATTTCCATTATCAAAAAGCATTTGTATGTGCGTCAAAAGCATGACGGATCAATTACAGAATCTGTTGATTCCAAATTTCTGGACACTGTTCCTGCAGGTCAAATCTTAATGGATATATTTATCGAAAACGATTGGTATGATATGTATAAGTTTGATTTGCTTGCTTTTAAGATAAATGGTCCAAGATATGCTCTGATGGCTATTGAAGAAAAATACAGGAAGGATTTATATGCATTGATTAAAAACGACTATGAATCCATAAAATCCTGTCCGTACTACAGTGATTATCTGGAAAATCTGGGGCCGGTGAAAAAGAAATTCTTTTTAGACATATTAAAATCTGAAAATTATTATGATTTTATCAAAAAATCCCGATAA
- a CDS encoding site-specific integrase, whose protein sequence is MIEVDELTDYLDEYLEEKQEVKNLTEETIQKQTFNISKFIEYLENEGIDELNSNNVKKQLRHYRRYCLKKRGNKRTTVKTYMMNILEFINSEDVQEEIQHDPIKMKDIIEVKAEDPETAKKRIEKISLTWQQSDFFLDTIKQSGNPRDYAICRTFIDSGMRLKELVLLNKDDIQVPIDDNGFYEMPSDTNEFIDVYLRAETTKGELKDRTTFITYDTLDSLNSMIYNRITKLRKNTNDVYRPVIQRNKAAEEVTREELFTNIKGNRIGKRGVQDIVKKYAHLADERIINENIDCPINYGKNVSVHILRHTALSHYAEVLTVAEVQTIAGHSNSQTTDKYIHVDREQMKQKLKVNNMKFNI, encoded by the coding sequence ATGATCGAAGTTGATGAGCTAACAGACTACCTAGATGAATACTTAGAAGAAAAGCAAGAGGTAAAAAACTTAACAGAAGAAACAATCCAAAAACAAACATTTAATATATCAAAATTTATAGAATATCTGGAAAATGAAGGAATTGATGAACTCAACAGCAACAATGTTAAAAAACAGTTAAGACATTATCGTAGGTACTGTCTAAAGAAACGTGGGAATAAAAGAACAACTGTAAAAACATATATGATGAACATTCTGGAATTCATCAATTCAGAAGATGTCCAGGAAGAAATTCAGCACGATCCCATCAAAATGAAAGATATCATTGAAGTAAAGGCTGAAGATCCAGAAACTGCCAAAAAAAGAATTGAAAAAATCAGCTTAACATGGCAACAATCCGATTTCTTTTTAGATACAATCAAACAAAGCGGAAATCCAAGAGATTACGCAATTTGCAGGACTTTCATTGATTCTGGAATGAGGCTAAAAGAACTGGTACTATTAAACAAGGATGATATCCAAGTTCCAATAGATGACAATGGCTTTTATGAAATGCCAAGCGACACAAATGAGTTTATTGATGTATATCTACGTGCAGAAACTACAAAAGGAGAATTGAAAGACCGTACAACCTTCATCACATATGATACATTGGACAGCTTGAACAGCATGATCTACAATCGAATAACAAAACTCAGAAAAAACACAAATGATGTATATAGACCAGTAATTCAGAGAAACAAGGCTGCTGAAGAAGTAACTCGCGAAGAACTATTTACCAATATTAAGGGAAACAGAATAGGAAAACGTGGAGTTCAGGACATCGTAAAAAAATATGCTCATCTTGCCGATGAAAGAATCATCAATGAAAATATCGATTGCCCTATAAACTATGGAAAAAATGTTAGTGTTCACATCCTTAGACACACCGCTTTAAGCCATTATGCAGAAGTATTGACCGTTGCGGAAGTCCAAACAATTGCAGGACACTCCAACAGCCAAACAACAGATAAATATATCCATGTAGACAGAGAACAAATGAAACAAAAATTAAAAGTAAACAATATGAAATTTAATATATAA
- a CDS encoding MarR family winged helix-turn-helix transcriptional regulator, whose protein sequence is MPFEEIKQMDATQIPVGKLLYMIGKGYSVYVNRNLEEFGINTTQLHLLFEIAHESNINQEMIAARCNINKGAVARSIRKLEEKGLVKREIDENNRRQNRLSLTKDGEDILIKACGVLRDWEDSVILDDGYIKKELLQKVLKEIAVKTMELNEGE, encoded by the coding sequence ATGCCATTTGAAGAGATAAAGCAGATGGATGCAACCCAAATTCCGGTTGGAAAGCTTTTGTATATGATCGGAAAGGGATATTCTGTATATGTCAATCGCAATCTGGAGGAATTTGGAATAAATACGACACAGCTTCATTTGCTTTTTGAGATAGCGCATGAATCAAACATCAATCAGGAAATGATAGCGGCAAGATGCAACATCAACAAGGGGGCTGTTGCAAGGTCTATTCGAAAACTAGAAGAAAAGGGATTGGTGAAAAGAGAAATAGACGAAAACAACAGAAGACAGAACAGACTTTCATTGACCAAAGACGGTGAAGACATACTAATAAAAGCCTGTGGAGTTCTTCGTGATTGGGAAGATTCAGTAATTTTGGATGATGGATATATTAAAAAAGAATTGCTTCAAAAGGTATTGAAGGAAATAGCTGTTAAGACAATGGAGTTAAATGAGGGAGAGTAA
- the cas2 gene encoding CRISPR-associated endonuclease Cas2: MYTIVTYDCKFKINQEYIENMLQHYGLRKIQSSLYWGELNNNERETLVKNIDVGGFCNELVNNGKTFSFFCIRMKLANSLQFQIHRRRI, from the coding sequence ATGTATACGATAGTCACTTATGATTGCAAATTCAAAATCAATCAGGAATATATTGAAAATATGCTTCAGCATTATGGACTTAGAAAGATTCAAAGTTCATTATATTGGGGAGAATTGAATAATAATGAACGCGAAACACTCGTGAAAAACATCGATGTGGGGGGTTTTTGTAATGAGTTGGTTAATAATGGCAAAACATTTTCATTTTTTTGTATAAGAATGAAGTTAGCCAACTCATTACAGTTTCAAATCCATCGAAGACGGATTTGA
- a CDS encoding flavin reductase family protein, whose product MKINLKPRTMMYPAPAVVASAYDEDGNPDCCTLAFATMCSHHPPAVMIAINSTLKRKTLADILKSNEFCIGFPSCEHMDETDYFGIESGYNQNKLEKVNFSYRDAEMVNAPIIEEFKVSVECRVINIAEVGSHTQVTGEIVNIQADESVVDGNGKIIFEKLDSLAYDDVTHSYFRMGDKISDAFKPGRKFM is encoded by the coding sequence ATGAAGATTAATTTAAAACCGCGTACTATGATGTATCCGGCACCTGCTGTTGTTGCAAGTGCATATGATGAGGATGGAAATCCTGACTGTTGTACACTTGCTTTTGCAACAATGTGCTCTCATCACCCTCCTGCCGTTATGATTGCAATCAATTCAACACTCAAGAGAAAAACACTAGCAGATATTTTAAAAAGCAATGAGTTTTGCATTGGCTTTCCAAGCTGTGAGCATATGGATGAAACAGATTACTTTGGAATAGAATCAGGTTACAATCAAAACAAGCTTGAAAAGGTAAACTTTTCATATAGGGATGCTGAAATGGTTAATGCACCTATAATTGAGGAGTTTAAGGTTTCTGTTGAATGCAGGGTAATAAATATTGCTGAAGTTGGCTCACACACCCAAGTCACAGGTGAAATAGTAAACATTCAGGCAGATGAAAGTGTCGTGGATGGTAACGGCAAAATTATTTTCGAAAAATTGGATTCGTTGGCTTACGATGATGTCACCCATTCCTACTTTAGGATGGGCGATAAGATTTCAGACGCATTCAAGCCGGGACGAAAATTCATGTAG